One Syntrophorhabdales bacterium genomic region harbors:
- a CDS encoding C-GCAxxG-C-C family protein has protein sequence MLYAFRAESGLSGETALKIGCGLGAGMGRKQEVCGSVTGGILVIGLRHGRGENDDTSATQLTYARTRELMDRFAAKHGTCMCRQLLNGCELMTEEGQKIFKENELREKTCTPTVETVVEILETMS, from the coding sequence ATACTTTACGCTTTCCGTGCAGAAAGCGGGTTGTCAGGCGAAACCGCTTTGAAAATAGGTTGCGGTTTAGGCGCAGGTATGGGGCGGAAACAGGAAGTATGCGGTTCGGTGACTGGCGGGATTCTTGTGATCGGGCTAAGGCACGGCAGGGGTGAAAACGATGACACTTCAGCCACGCAACTCACGTACGCAAGAACAAGGGAATTGATGGACCGTTTCGCTGCAAAGCACGGGACGTGCATGTGCCGACAACTTTTGAATGGCTGTGAATTGATGACTGAAGAAGGCCAGAAGATCTTCAAGGAGAACGAACTGCGTGAGAAGACCTGCACGCCTACTGTCGAGACTGTCGTTGAGATTCTTGAAACTATGTCGTAA